AAAGAGATTACAGTTTGCTGCCAATATTCCACAGTATCCAGCAAGTAAACCTTGTGCTTCACCATATGCTGAACCCTGATCATCAAACTCTACAATAATCCGCTCCCCTCTAGGCAGATTGCTAACTTCCTTAACCTTGATCTTGATTTTCTTATGAACGTTTTCAGAGTCTTAagagaaaaacaagaaatattctACTCAACCAAAATGAGGGACAAACAAATTGGGTCAAAAAGTTAATAATAAATGCAAATAATATATACCTATTATCTCTACGTTCCAACCTACTGTAGACTCACGACCAACAGAGCGTCCACGTACAACGTTTGAATCAGTAGGTTGATCTACCGCATGTTGTGGGTCTTCATTAGCTGGAAAACAGTTTACAGGAGTCTGAACAGGTGATAAGGGGACCTGATCTGGTGCTATGGGAGTTGGAACTGATGGTAAGGGAGCCTGATCTGGTCTCAAAGAATGGGATGGAGCTTTCGCCATAGGAGGAGGACCATCACTTTGATGTTGAGTAGCTAACCTCAATGAACTTCGCAAACGTTTAACCTGGGCCATGGCTACATATTAACatgaaagcaataaaataaagattAGATATTATATAAATCATATGTCAAAACATACAGATAAGATACATAAATCAAACAACCTTAGTTTTAATTATGTGAAACTATTACCACCAAATAAAGCACcatcttaattattttttactcaGATACATGTACTCACCATAAGCGCCAAAGAAATGATGTAATTGCTCTTGGTATGAATAAAGATACGATACACTAATGTAgattttttacatatatatgTAATTTGAATCAGAAGGCAGACCTGATGCTTGTTGCAAGGCTTCATTAGCTGGCGAGGAATTTGTAGGAGCCTGAACTGGTGGCATCGGAACCTGATCTGGTCTCAAATAACAGGTTGGAACTTTTGTTGTGGAAGCAGGAACACCACCATGCTGTTGAGATGCTAACTTCAACGAACTTCGCAAACGTTTTCTCTTTGCCATGACTGCATATTAACATGAAAGCAATAATGATTAAAAATTATCTAATTACATGTCTAAAACATACAGATAAGATGTATAAATGAAACAACCTTGGTTTTAACTACGTGAAACTATTACCAGTTTACAACCAACTAAAGCACCATGTTAGTTTTTATATTCAGACAGATGTGCATCTACTTTAAGTACACTAAGTAGATTTTGTACATATATATGGAATTTGAATCAGAAGGCAGACCTGTTGCTTGTTGCGTGGCTTCATTAGCTGGCAAGGAGTTTGTAGGAGCCTGAACTGGTGGCAATGGAACCTGATCTGGTCTCAAATAACGGGTTGGAGCTTTTGTTGTGGAAGCAAGAACATCACCATGCTGTTGAGATGCTAACCTCAATGAACTTCGCAAACGTTTTCTCTTTGCCATAACTGCATATTAACATGAAACCAATAATGATTAGAAATTATCTAATCGCATGTCTAAACATACAGATAAGATGTATAAATGAAACAATCTTGGTTTTAACTATGTGAAACTATTACCAGTTTACAACTAACTAAAGCACCATGTTAATTTTTATACTCAGACATATGTGCATCTACTGGTAAGTTAATAGCTGCATTATCCTCATCTGCATCATAATTCAAATTGCTTTCTAGCTACTTGCATGCACTCATTATAAAGGCCAAAATACTTAAGTTCTTGCTCTTGATGTGAGTTCAGATACAATACATTAATGTCGATTTTGTACACACATATGTAACACAATTGTACAATAGAAACATACAacaataatttcaaattattattacCAAGCTGCCTAAATAGGGAATGGATATTATTACTCCTATTTTGATAATGTTTTATAAATTCATACAAacaaacaatgccaaaaaatcATGTGATCATGAGTGGAGTGgcattataaaaaataagagtGACAATATCATTTCCCGCCTAAATTTATTGTAAATGTTTTGTACAATTTCAATATCAGAAATATAATTCATTTTCCTCGTATTGCTTTCAAGTTGGTATCAGAATTTTGATCTGGGAGCCTATTACCTTCCCCCCTTCCCCCTCTACATCTCATTCAAAGTTTCAAACATCCATTTCTAATCTTtctgttttcaaaaatcactataTTTTTCCTCTCTCACACCACCAATATTGCCATTGCCAACCCCCATGCCAGACTCCAACCAACCAACCAACCTTGCCATTGGTGTCGCCCTTCCTGCCCTTCCGAGATTGAACAACCGCCAGAAGTGCAGCTGCAATTAACACTAAACAATATTGCTTCTGCATCACATGACCCACTACTCCGACCGCCGTTTTCACCCACGACCAGCAAAGACTCATTCTGTACAACCCTTAGTATCCATGACAAAAACCAAAAAGAACTCCCCGCTCTTTCTACCCATGGCAACAACAGGAGAAAGACAATCTTTGGAATCCATGCTCTGATACCGAATTTATGAAATCGGCAGAGACAAAAAAGAGTAGAGTGAGAATTTGAAGAGAATGATTTGTATAACTTGAGGAAGATACTCCTCGGTACTGAGCTTATATCCAGTGAGCACTAAATATTTACACTCAAATACAATCACTattaagtcaccaaaaaaaaatacaatcaCTATTAACGAAAACAATCTGCTGAGATTCAGAGAGTGTTTGGCATTTTTAGAATTCGAAGATTCGGAAAAATGAAAACAACGATGTGCTAATGGATCACTAACTTGTATTGAGCTAAACCAAGGGGAACCTTGTGCTAAATGTCATTTACATTTTCAGCAATTATTCTTACTCAAACTACAGATAAACCCACACCATCAGAGACAGGTTTCTAGCTAAGAATTGGAAGGAATAACCAAAGTAAACTAAGATCGCTTACCGCGAAACGAAAATCAAAGCAAGAACTGAATGAAGCTTGTGGATGGAAAAAACTGAGAGTATTGATTGATAGCGTCGTTGTTGAGAAATTCAACCGCCACCTCAGAAAACACCGTCGAAGACGAAGAGTATGGTTCTGCAGAAAGCTGAAGGGTTTCAAAAAAGTGAAAAACTGCTATTTTACTTCCAGATTGACTCCCACTCCCggcttttcttttttcttttcccccCAACTTTTTGTCGTTAAATCAATTTACAATTTCGGCTAATTTCAAATTCATACacattttattaataaaaatgtgAATTAGTATCTTTATTAATTTCATTATTTACGTTTATATAGCTAACCTAAATTTTTTGGAAACAAATTTCCAACAAATTGCATTTTTAAAAAATGCGACTCAAACAAATtcacttttcaaaaataaaataaagagaaaaggaCAAATCGATCCTAATTTTTTTATCTGCGAACATTTAAGTCTCTGaagatttaaaaatacatttaagtcCTTGACCTCTTCAAAATCTGGATATATCGATCCTTTAGTCTAATTtgttcaattttaaaaattctctCACGTGTGCATCCGTATCAATCAAGTTAAGTCTAATTtgttcaattttaaaaattctctCATGTGTGCATCCGTATCAATCAAGTTAGTACAACGTGAGTCACGTTTGATTGAGTCTGACAAACCCAAGTAAACATAAGGAATCAATATGTCTAAGTTTTGAAAAGGTTAgaaatttaaatgtatttttaaattctcGAGGCCTTAAATATTTGCAGATCAAAAAAGTCAAAAAcctatttatctttttctctaaaataaaaatactcaCTTTGACCAAGTTTGTTTACCAGTACAGGACACCAAAACAGGAatataaaaacacaaaattatattttacaaatGAGATATAAATAGCAGCTATAGTTAAAATGACATAATCTCCTCATACTAACTTAGAAGTCACAGATTCAAACTTCACTACTaactttagaaaaaaaaatgagatataaatataaatgtcgtatacaaaaatactaaattagtatattttatgttacaaaaatattaacaaGTGACacattattttttcatttattatttctattaattttttataattatatattttatcattctaattttttcctaaattttttgtatgaaaaaaataataaattaaactttcataatttattatttttatatttaatttatcaataaatataatacaaaaacATTATACAGTCTTACTGAATATAAAGCCTACGTCATCGACAACTTAGCCCATCGTAAAACTCCCATTTATGATATAGCAGATTTCATAAGTCGATAAATTATTGCTTTATCTTTTTAGCCCAGCATTTTCCTCATAATGATAATCCGAATTGGATCCAAGAGAGGAGGAAATCCAGTATCGACAATGATAACATGTTTTCACCTCTACTTCCATAACGTGAGTAGTGAGTTGTTATATAATAATTGTTAGTTTTGTTCTTGATGTGTTGGTCAATAATAATATTTCACAGCGACAAAAATGTTATGCCAtctaaaaaataagataaagttaaaattaaaattgctaTAACACGAAGGTTTTGCAACAGCTCTCCTTAAAAATGAGGGTTTTGCAAGAACTTGGTAGAAATATGGATTTGGAATTACTATAGAACGATCTGAGCCTGACATATTTAGCTAGCTAATCAACTCTAGCAGACTCATAAAATTTCATATCATGGAATATGGAAACGGTTATACAGAAAAAAAAACATTGCTACtgtcaaaaattaaataataggCCATGATCCAATTCTAATGGGAATCTCCGATAAATAACGCATCAGATCTCACTCAAATCACTACCCTCATCGTGGAGGTGGTGGCGGGGGAGGAGGCAAGTTCGACTTCGCAAACCCCACCCATGCAACAATGCCAACAGCCAGAATAATCCATCCAAATATGTCATACTTCAGATCACtgctcttctttttcttttgagtctaaaataaaataaacaaattaggCGACAAATGAGTAACAATCATATATGAAGGAGAGTTTAAAAACAGATTAGCATACTTTCTTGAATTCACGTACCACACGAATTAAGACATCATGCAGGTTTTAAGAAATAAGCAAATTCTAAGGCCCAGGCAGAAAACAGATTTGGATTTAGAAGAAAGTCAAGAGCTGAGTTAATAGAAGATTAGTtacttatttatataaataatggAAAATGTAAATAGTTAGTCCCAAGCTTGGACAAAAAGAGGAGGATCATGTTAAGTAGTCAAAAACAAATGTAAAGGTTGTTACATTTTTGTGACATTGATCGGAGATAGTCATTttaataaatgaataataaaattaataaataaacataTATTTCCCTTTCAGGTTGCACATTCACAAGGTCATTAATCCAATCTATCTCAAACCCACAGGCCACAAATACGCTAATGAGGGAACCACAATCCATATAAAATCAAGATAAATTTGGTGGAGTCATGTATAGAACCCATGAACTCGGTTGTTATGGACCCAAAGGAAGTGAACGAGACTAGGAAGGGAAAATCAGTTTTAGTTGAAGAGAGGAGACAAGATTGACAGAGAATTCGTTCAAAATTTTGGATGGAACAGGACCATTAGGGGAGTGATAGCCTCTCAAATGATACTCGTATCTTCCTGTCGCATTTTCTTATATTCAATAAGACACGCACAGAGGTAATTCAGCTCCTTTGCTTCTACCTCCATTCCTTCTCTAATTCTCTACCATATCTTCactagcttacttattttaACTATATATTCTGCTGCTACTGTTCTGTCCTACTGATACTGCTACAGGTTCTCACATCATTCTATACACTTAAGACACggttcctcttcttccaataaGAAATGAATTTATCATATGATGAAATCAAGACTTGGGAAACACCAATTTTCAAGAAAGAGGGGCAATAAAGGCCAAACAGTAGCTCCCTTAACAGCCCACAAAAAAGGCTACACATACATCCTTACCATCAGAGAATAATTTCATATACAAAAGAACATTTGAATTTAAGTTATTAAATCTCAGTTTCAAAAATATGAAAACAAAAGGGGGGAAAATTCCATTTAACACCTTACAACATATGTGTGCAATAAGTCAAGCAATCATAGATTTGCATTGAGTACCAAATGCTAATACAGAATATCAGCCCATGGAAACTTCTAATGATTTACCTTAGTACCAGCAGAAGTAGAAGCTCCAGTTGATCCAGTTGACTGCTGCTGAGCAAAGCCACCATGCTTATGGATTTCTACATGCAGCTCAGGAGCCTTGAAAAAAGATGTTAGTTATTGAAGTGGTCCAGTAATCAGCCAACCAGAGAATTTTACATGAGCATGTTATTAATGAAAAGGATAAAAACACATCACCAAGAAAGATAACATACAAATAAAGAAAGTAATTAACCTCCAAAAGCACGGAAAGCTGGGAGAAATCCAACAAGGAACACCTCAAACAATAACTCAATTACTTTGTGAACCAGATGAAGAGACCCAATCCTCGACCCAAAAcaagtattaaaaagaaagcaTTGCAGTATTCTACCAGTATACATATTCTCAATCGACCACTGTGTTCTATATGATTTAAATTGAATATGTTGAGGAGCTAAAGATTCATGAGTCAGGCATGTCTTTACATAGGTATCGACAATCCAAAAGTCAACACACAGTCTCATACTATCATAGATAACTGCAGATTTCAGGATCATTTTACAAAATTCAACAGCAACTTAGTTTGTTTCAAAGTTAGGCAAACAAACCACAGCACTCAATATATGAGTATTCGCTCTCCAGGATTATAGATACACCATTGATGTAATATGACGCTTTCAGATATTATAAATGGATgggaaaaaaattattaaaaataacaaaactGAGATGCAAgaggaaaaaaaatcaaatcttcaAACACACTCTAGCTAATCTATGGTGGAATTGAAGGCGCAGAAATGAGTTCATCTTTCAAGAGAAGCCAATGGATATGTTTAGCACTATGCTACGTTTTCAAACTTGCTGTGAAATCCAGGCTTCATAGGTCATGAAGGGTATGACAACTTTCTCAGTGGCTTATCCTAGAAGATGGTTGGGTAGAAGTCAATGTTGATGGGAGTCTGAACAAGGAAGCCAAGACTGGGGGTTGTGGTATCTTGACCAAGTACCATGTGGGCATCTGTAAAGGGTCTTTTTCTTCAAACGCAGGAGAACTGGATAACTATTATTGAACTTCATGACACTTCCAACAAGTAAAGCAGATAAAAtagaaagataaacaaaatattaCAATGCAGTGAATACCTTGGCAGCCACTTCCAATGATTTGTGGTATAGTTCATTGCTAGGATCCTATATAGACAATGGAAAACCTTCATTATTCAAATCATTTTCATAAGCACATTACTCCCCAATCACATAGGAAAGTTAACCGAACAAAGAACGGACCTCATCAACAGCTTGCTGGAAGTACTCAGCTGCCTTATCGAAATAAACTTTCGCTTCATCACGGTCAGGAATTAAGAATGCTTGAGAGGTGTGAGCATTTCCAAGGCACCAGAGAGTATCATGCTTCTTTGGATTAACCACAAGAGCCTCCTCCAACTTCGAAATAGCATCTGCACCCCAGCGAGACATCCATAATCAAAGTTCAATACAAAGGTCCAAACGACATTCTTATCATTTACAAATTCAATTTAGTTGTGGCAAAGTAACATGAGTTAGACGGATATACTTTGATTCGGATCATGTAAtcgcgaaaaaaaaaaaaacatttattCGCCAAAAAAATGAGCAAAGAATTTACCTTCGGTCATTTTCTTAGTTTCGGGAAAAGTCTGAAATTGCGACAACTCTAACAAAGCTCCGCCCCATCTTGTCAAGTTCTACACATATTATCAGATGATAAACACACTAAAGGagacaattttttttcatataactTACGGTCCTTAATTATCACAAGAATTGCAACCACATGTAAataaacacataaaagacattTCAAAGTTTTAATTAAcagaaaaatattgaaaattaggaagaagaagaagaagagaacaacTGACGTCGGCATCGAGAGGGTTCTTGGCGTATTCAGCTTCGGCGGTTTTACGGGCGTGCTCGAAGAACAAAAGGCGATCGAACTCGTTCTGCTGCAAATCCATGGCGCCTCTCTCTCTGTCTCGCACTTGTGTTTTGTACTTGCTTAGTTAGGGTTTTGGGTTTTTCAGTGACTTATGTGCGTGTATGTGGTGAAGTCAACCAAGTAAGGGAAAGATTCCTGTCGCTCTCGTctgttttgtttatttattatttttcacgagtgagaaaagtagaaaaaaaaaaagatagagatcatcaaaatttattttttaaattattaattaattattaatatttaaaaatataatataaaatttattattaaattaaataagttaaattaatagttaaataataataaaatagtataaaaaatttaattttaatagatataaaaatataatttttaaaataataaaataatattaaaaatataattttgaccaatttaaaaaataaaatttgatatatGTTTGTTACTATTTAGATCTaccttaattaatttatatctaatctatattttaaaatttaagctAATAATTTTCTCACATTGTTATTCTACAAAGAAAACCTTTCATGAGAGATAGACAGTTTTAAATTTAACAAGAGATTTTAcacataatttaaaattgtgatcacattatTTTCTAAAAACCATCTCATTTAAATtagtactaaaaataaaataatttaaattattttctaaatgaggcatgtattttttgaaaattttatttatgtgcaaataaattaaaattaaaagtataacttaaacaaataataataatttatgatttaatAGAGTAATCagtaaataacttaaaatttaaaaaataataaactaaacaaataacttaaaatttaaaaaataaccaactaactaaaataattttaaattaaaaaaataacaacctaagtaaaataatttaggtaaataacttaaatttaaaaagtaacaacctcttttaaattatattttttatttttttgttttaaaaggaCATTTTATTACTGTTCTCAAATTTAAACTCTTGTTATTTTGTTTTCGAAGTTGTTGAAATTATTATTAAACAAACGtcctaattttaaaataatttataaataacttTGTTTAAATTAGTTCaataatattaagatttaaataTCTAACTACGTTGTTAATAAACTCGAAAACTAAATCTTTATCGATATCTAACAATCTATCcgaataatttatatattaattttttttaaattagttcaataatattaatatttaaatatttaactaCCCTGCTAAAGTGCTAATAAACTCAAAAACTAAATCTTTATTATTATCTAACAATCTAACCAAATAatctattaatttataaataaaattacaaaatttttttaataacaacATTTAAGCAAATAATCTCAAAACTCAAATACGAGCGCCAGATCAGCAAAAAGTCTCTCCATTTATGTTCGATCtaaaaaaagattattttaaatttaaaaagtaacaaGTCCAAATAGATATTATTTGCATTTAATAATAAATGTACAAATAGAATAATCTTCTCTAACTAAAGCTTTGACAATATTAAACTTTAGTCCAATTTAAAAACCTTTTTTAATAATCAACGTATctaatcttatttaatttaaaaaatttagatattatttttttaaattttctcaTATTTAAGATATGACTCAAATTATATACTCtataaattttagataattttttttcaaaatttttaaaattttaagatgaTTCATGATAAATGCTAATAATTTCTCTTTATTCTTACTTTACTCTTTTTTAAACTATTTGTCTTTCAATCACATTTGGTGATAATCATCTTTTGTATTTCCTTATGGaaacattattattttataataataaaataatatctatctttgaaaaaaaaatgattccATCAtcctaataattttaaatattttttttaggcCTTTTGAATTTAAATGTGACTCATATTCGATGTCCACTACTTTAAAAAATGTACATAAAAAATCAGTGAAgtgtaaaaaattataattttacatatatGACATTGGAATCAAAAACTTAATAATTGATTCAAAAATctatcataattttatattagtttaaaaatattatctaaTGAATACAAATTATACTAAGATTTACGATAATATAATACCATCTAAGAATACACAATATGtgtcttaaattataaattattttttttgcaaaCTAATGCATCTTTTATTCGTTCTTTTAATCTACTTTGCATCATTTGATCaatcttttaatatatatatatatatatatatgtgtgtgtgtgtgtgtataatTTTAGTAGTATCAACAGACATTGTCAATGCTCATTGTACTTAAAAAAGATCAAAAGGCAAATGTTTTCTATTTATATATGCATAtgcatattttttgtttttggtaaACTGGTAGTATACTTTATAGTAAACGAgtgaaaaactatttttaaatcGTTGGAATCAAAACTTATATTTTATTGACATTTTATGAGAtaagcatttttcatttctttaatctgttttttattttattttttattttatttttttgcataTGAAATAGTAACATTGCTTTTAAAATAGTATTTGTGAGGTGATTTATTTACtcaaatttaatttctaaaGTTGTTTATCGCTTTTCAGAGTTCAGATTTTATCTTCATattatttaaactttttaatacTGTACacattagaataaaaaataaataataattaatagaattattgtatatatatttgtaCACTCTgtgttattttatataatttttagtatatattttaaattttaatat
This sequence is a window from Arachis stenosperma cultivar V10309 chromosome 10, arast.V10309.gnm1.PFL2, whole genome shotgun sequence. Protein-coding genes within it:
- the LOC130958016 gene encoding mitochondrial import receptor subunit TOM20-like, which codes for MDLQQNEFDRLLFFEHARKTAEAEYAKNPLDADNLTRWGGALLELSQFQTFPETKKMTEDAISKLEEALVVNPKKHDTLWCLGNAHTSQAFLIPDRDEAKVYFDKAAEYFQQAVDEDPSNELYHKSLEVAAKAPELHVEIHKHGGFAQQQSTGSTGASTSAGTKTQKKKKSSDLKYDIFGWIILAVGIVAWVGFAKSNLPPPPPPPPR